The Spirochaetota bacterium genome contains the following window.
GCATTAGGCTGATACTCTTACTGTACTTTTTATGTTTATTTTTGCCCCGCTCAATTTACGCTCTTGAGCCAATCAATATTTCCGAATCTTTTACATCTGCCAATGTTGCACCATATTCTGAATATCTTGAGGATAAAACTTTTTCACTCACTTTTGAAGATATACTTAAAAATGATTACACATTCACTCCAAATCCTCATTCTTCTTTTAAGTTTGGGGTAAAGCGTTCAGCGTTCTGGATCCGATTTAAAGTTACTACCGGCGCTGAATCATTAGAGTTGCCGCGTTACATTGAATTTGATAATTCAGCTTTAGGCACCATAGAAGTGTATTATCCTGTCACTGATTCTGGGCATGAAAAATATGTAAAGCTTAAGGGAGGCTGGCAAATTCACAATAATTCAGATGAGATACATTTTCTTAATCCGGCATTCAGGCTCCCCACTACAATTGATGACTCACGGCCACTGTATATTCGCATTGCCACTCCCTATCTCCCCACCACTGCCTGTTATGTACGTGCACCTGATGATTTCAGGTCAACGGGAATGTTTCGCATGCTGGTGTTAAGCATAGCTTTAGGGGTGCTAATATCCATGATTCTTTATAATGCTACAATCTTCATGTTCTTAAAAGACCGTAACTATGGCATATATATTATCTATGTGTTTATGATGCTTATGTATCAGGGTACTGTAACCGGCCAATTCAGGTACATCCACAATGCAGTAGGAAGCTTTTTGATTTCACAGATTCCGTTAATCGTTGCGTTATTGCTTTTAGTCATAATACTATTTGTAGTTTCATTCCTAAATTTACGGCACTATGCTCCTATACACTATAAAATTATGCTGGCTATTGCTATTCCTGTGTGTATTGTTCTTATCCTTGCCATTTTCCAGCAACGCTTCATTACAAATGCAGCTTTGTATTATATTGTACTTGTTTTAGATATTCTTATCCTTTCTGCCGCAATTGCTGCACTTCATTCTGGATTTGCACCTGCAAAATTCTTCCTGCTTGCATGGATATTTGTTGTGGGTGGAGCAATGGTATTTGTATTACGAGGTCTTGGTATACTTCCTCAGAATCCCTCAACTCAGTACGCTATTTTCATTGGTTCAGCAATAGAATCGGTGGTGCTTTCCTTTGCCCTTGGCTATAGGATAAAGACAATTCGCGATGAAAGTGAAGAGTTGAAACAAAAAGAAGCTGAACTTGAAAAACTATCAGTAACTGATGCCCTTACTACCCTATATAATAAACGTCACCTTAATGAAAAATTATCAGAAATATTACGCACCGTATCATTTGATCATCATCCCGTGTCCCTTATTATGATAGATATTGACCACTTTAAAGATTTCAATGATACGTATGGTCATATGGAAGGCGACCGATTGCTCTCTGGATTTGCCAAGATACTTAAATCCACCATCAGAGGTGATGACATTCCATGCCGCTATGGAGGTGAGGAATTTGTGATAATTTTGAACAACACCGGAATTGATGACGCTCTGTTTGTTGCTGAAAAGATCCGTACTCGCTTTGAAAACTATGTGCATGACCTTGAATCTGGGAAAAAGGTATCTGCAACGTTAAGCGCTGGCATAGCCACTTGCAGGATTGATGACACTCCGGAAACATTGCTCAAAAGAGCCGATGAGGCATTATACCGTGCAAAATCTGGTGGAAGGAACAGATGCGAGGTGGGGATATAGGAACAATCCAATCCTTTCACCCTGTGGTCTTTACTGCGGAGTGTGGCATTCACTATGCTACTGTTTATAACGATTCTACCCTCAAAGAAAAATTATTCACCTGCAGCCAATGCGGTACAATGCAATTTCGCGGAGCAAAAAAATGTAGGAACTGCGGCGCACTGCTTTCGTTTCCTGTGTAGGATTTTTGTTTAGTAACTATCGCACAAAAATACCCTTGTGCCTTTGAAAAAACAAACCTATAACCACTCAACGTTTTGAATTAATATTTTTTAAAATTGAATAGTGCGCTATTTTTTTATAATAATTACAACTTTGTTTATTTACCATGGAAATTCCATTAGTACAGACCATTAAAGAAAAATGCAGGGTGTGTTATACCTGTGTACGGGAATGTCCGGCTAAAGCCATACGCATCTATAATGGCCAGGCTGAGGTTATCTATGATCGATGTATTGGCTGCGGCAATTGTGTAAAGGTATGCACACAGAAAGCAAAAAAGGTTCATAATTCCAAAGACACGGTTTTATATTTACTTGCATCAAGCAAACCCGTTGCCGCATGTGTGGCTCCTAGTTTTGCTGCAGAGTTTTACGATATTGACCATACAGTATTTGTAGGAATGCTGCGCCAATTAGGTTTTACCTATGTATATGAAGTTGCTTTTGGTGCTGATATTGTTGCAATGAAGTTCAGAGACTTAGTATACACTAATCCTGACAATACATACATATCAACTTCATGCCCTGCGATAGTCAATTACATTGAAAAATACCATCCAAAGCTCATAGCGTATCTTCCACCTATACCTTCCCCAATGGTTGCAATGGGTGAGGTTATAAAAAAAATCCACGGCGATGAAATCCCTGTGGTATTTATTGGCCCATGCCTGGCAAAAAAAGGTGAAGCATCAAGACCTGATATTAGAAAAATAATTACCGAAGTATTAACGTTTGCTGAGTTACGAGAATTATTTGACTTTTACGCAATCTACCCATCGCAAGTTCATCCATCCGATTTTGACCCTCCTCATTCAGGCAAAGGGATGCTTTTCCCTTTGGGGCGAGGAATGTTACAGGCAGCTGACATGAATGAAGATTTGCTAGAAAATAACATTTTTGCAACTGACGGCACCAAACAGTTTGTACACACACTTAAAGAATTTGAAGAAAATCCTCATGATATAAAATTAATGGAAATCTTATGCTGTAATGGCTGCATTATGGGTCCAGGCATGACAACAACAATGAATCATTTTTCACGGCGCGCTCTCCTCAGCAACTATGTGAAAAAAAGATATGCTACCTTTAATGAAGAAGAATGGCGTAAATATATTGAACAATATGGCAACCTGCAGTGTAAAATCCATTTTAACGAAAACGATAAACGTTTCCCCAGGCCTACCCGTGAAGCAGTGCAGTCAATTTTAGAGCGATTAGGCAAATACAAGCCCGAAGATGAGCTCAACTGTGGAGCATGTGGGTATGATACCTGTGTAGATCACGCCATAGCAATTTACATGGGAATGGCTGAAAGTGAGATGTGTCTGCCATATACAATAGACTCGCTCAAGGCAACTGCTCGCCAACTGCAACAATCTTATCGTGAGCTTATGGACACAAAAAACGCCTTAATACAATCTGAAAAATTAGCATCACTTGGAAGAATGGCATCAGGCATTGCTCATGAAATCAACAATCCACTTACTGGTGTGTTATCGTATGCAAGCCTTTTGCTTGAAGACTTAAAAGACACCGATTTTGAAGAAGATCTACACATAATTATTAAAGAAACAAT
Protein-coding sequences here:
- a CDS encoding sensor domain-containing diguanylate cyclase, encoding IRLILLLYFLCLFLPRSIYALEPINISESFTSANVAPYSEYLEDKTFSLTFEDILKNDYTFTPNPHSSFKFGVKRSAFWIRFKVTTGAESLELPRYIEFDNSALGTIEVYYPVTDSGHEKYVKLKGGWQIHNNSDEIHFLNPAFRLPTTIDDSRPLYIRIATPYLPTTACYVRAPDDFRSTGMFRMLVLSIALGVLISMILYNATIFMFLKDRNYGIYIIYVFMMLMYQGTVTGQFRYIHNAVGSFLISQIPLIVALLLLVIILFVVSFLNLRHYAPIHYKIMLAIAIPVCIVLILAIFQQRFITNAALYYIVLVLDILILSAAIAALHSGFAPAKFFLLAWIFVVGGAMVFVLRGLGILPQNPSTQYAIFIGSAIESVVLSFALGYRIKTIRDESEELKQKEAELEKLSVTDALTTLYNKRHLNEKLSEILRTVSFDHHPVSLIMIDIDHFKDFNDTYGHMEGDRLLSGFAKILKSTIRGDDIPCRYGGEEFVIILNNTGIDDALFVAEKIRTRFENYVHDLESGKKVSATLSAGIATCRIDDTPETLLKRADEALYRAKSGGRNRCEVGI
- a CDS encoding ATP-binding protein; its protein translation is MEIPLVQTIKEKCRVCYTCVRECPAKAIRIYNGQAEVIYDRCIGCGNCVKVCTQKAKKVHNSKDTVLYLLASSKPVAACVAPSFAAEFYDIDHTVFVGMLRQLGFTYVYEVAFGADIVAMKFRDLVYTNPDNTYISTSCPAIVNYIEKYHPKLIAYLPPIPSPMVAMGEVIKKIHGDEIPVVFIGPCLAKKGEASRPDIRKIITEVLTFAELRELFDFYAIYPSQVHPSDFDPPHSGKGMLFPLGRGMLQAADMNEDLLENNIFATDGTKQFVHTLKEFEENPHDIKLMEILCCNGCIMGPGMTTTMNHFSRRALLSNYVKKRYATFNEEEWRKYIEQYGNLQCKIHFNENDKRFPRPTREAVQSILERLGKYKPEDELNCGACGYDTCVDHAIAIYMGMAESEMCLPYTIDSLKATARQLQQSYRELMDTKNALIQSEKLASLGRMASGIAHEINNPLTGVLSYASLLLEDLKDTDFEEDLHIIIKETIRCREIVKGLLNFARETKSEKVLANINEIIDSALSILQNHMNFRSITIVRHLDPALPLLMVDINHMRSVINNLAENAAHAMPDGGTLTVSTHYIKDQNNVLIKVTDTGCGIPEENITKIFDPFFTTKPQGKGTGLGLAVVFGIIRQHDGTIHVESQVGKGTTFTITLPVE